One window of the Shewanella maritima genome contains the following:
- a CDS encoding chemotaxis protein CheW, producing the protein MTHQQSQASQGNVNQQYLTFVMGREEYGVEILCVQEIRGWQNTTVLPNAPAHIKGVINLRGIIVPIIDLRQRFGIEELSYGPTTVVIVVKIAVEKQFKVIGIVVDAVSDVIIVDDDELRATPDFGLETDIRFIKGLTSINDNMVILLDVHMLLGNEMLPSASQLSSIINQLEIDSSATESE; encoded by the coding sequence ATGACACATCAACAATCTCAAGCATCACAGGGCAATGTTAATCAGCAGTATTTAACATTTGTTATGGGACGCGAGGAGTATGGCGTTGAGATCTTATGTGTACAAGAAATTCGCGGCTGGCAAAACACCACAGTATTGCCTAATGCACCTGCGCATATCAAAGGCGTAATCAACCTGCGCGGCATTATTGTGCCCATTATCGACTTAAGGCAACGCTTTGGTATTGAGGAGCTAAGTTATGGCCCAACTACCGTCGTCATCGTGGTCAAAATTGCTGTCGAAAAGCAATTCAAAGTCATTGGTATCGTTGTTGATGCAGTATCAGATGTGATTATTGTCGATGACGATGAGCTTAGAGCCACCCCAGACTTTGGTCTTGAAACCGATATCCGCTTTATTAAAGGCTTAACGAGCATTAACGACAACATGGTTATCTTGCTCGATGTACACATGCTTTTAGGCAACGAGATGCTCCCAAGTGCATCTCAGTTATCCAGTATTATCAACCAATTAGAAATTGATTCGTCCGCGACTGAATCAGAATAA
- a CDS encoding STAS domain-containing protein, translating to MATTTIDLGSEITIRNIQPIYKQLLSQQQQASPVTLDASQLNKVDTAGAQMLFFFDRTCADKNIELTWLNLQSSLMQQLAHLGIRLVDVDA from the coding sequence ATGGCAACAACGACGATTGATTTAGGCTCTGAGATAACCATCAGGAATATTCAGCCTATATACAAGCAGTTACTGTCCCAACAGCAACAAGCCTCTCCAGTCACGCTCGATGCCAGCCAGCTTAATAAAGTTGATACTGCTGGTGCGCAAATGCTGTTCTTTTTTGACCGAACATGCGCTGATAAAAACATCGAACTAACCTGGTTAAATCTCCAGTCCAGCTTAATGCAGCAACTCGCCCATTTAGGGATACGTCTTGTGGATGTAGACGCGTAA
- a CDS encoding protein-glutamate O-methyltransferase CheR: protein MSSNLSSQLQQQTDTAFDMDKEFPMSSADFEAIRQLAYKSTGIVLPARKKHMVYSRLSRRLRQLGETSFADYVQRLQRDETELPVFINALTTNLTYFFREGHHFEYLKDKITQQWLSRPNKRLRVWSAACSTGEEPYSIAMTLAHPFATNEWDLKILATDLDTNVLNTAKRGIYSDEKLSSIPSEYANKYAKRQGEHDFTLSPLIRQLVHFKQLNLLDAWPMKGPFDVIFCRNVFIYFDHETKKRIIARFRQLLADDGYLIVGHSETLMQLSDEFVFEGQTIYRPKL, encoded by the coding sequence ATGAGTTCTAATTTGAGCTCACAACTTCAACAACAAACCGATACTGCATTCGACATGGACAAAGAGTTCCCTATGTCGAGTGCAGATTTTGAGGCTATCCGTCAACTTGCATATAAAAGTACCGGAATTGTGCTACCTGCACGCAAAAAACATATGGTTTACTCAAGGTTATCTAGGCGCCTGCGCCAGCTTGGTGAAACAAGTTTTGCTGATTATGTACAACGCTTACAACGGGATGAAACCGAGCTACCTGTATTCATAAATGCACTCACCACTAACCTCACCTACTTTTTTCGCGAGGGGCATCATTTTGAATATCTTAAAGATAAAATTACTCAGCAATGGCTGTCTCGCCCCAATAAACGCCTGCGAGTTTGGTCAGCGGCTTGCTCTACAGGAGAAGAACCATACAGTATCGCAATGACTCTCGCTCACCCATTTGCGACTAACGAATGGGACTTAAAAATTCTGGCGACAGATTTGGATACCAACGTACTAAACACTGCCAAACGTGGCATTTATAGCGATGAAAAGCTGTCTTCAATCCCATCTGAATATGCCAATAAATATGCAAAAAGACAGGGTGAGCATGACTTCACACTAAGCCCACTTATTAGGCAGCTCGTGCATTTTAAACAACTTAACTTGCTAGATGCATGGCCAATGAAAGGTCCGTTTGACGTCATCTTTTGTCGCAATGTATTTATCTATTTTGACCATGAAACGAAAAAGCGCATCATCGCCAGGTTCAGACAACTACTTGCCGACGATGGCTACCTGATTGTTGGTCATTCAGAAACATTGATGCAGCTGAGTGACGAGTTTGTATTTGAAGGGCAAACGATTTATCGCCCAAAACTTTGA
- the cyoE gene encoding heme o synthase, with the protein MSKPIALSQASLSSSLQWRAYFEMTKPKVVALMLLTVVVGMCLAVPGAVPLQPLIVGLVGIGLMSGSAAAFNHLIDRRIDGLMARTYNRPLPKGKISSMRAGIFATGIGLLGFILLYALVNPLTAWLTFASLIGYAVIYTAYLKRATSQNIVIGGLAGAMPPLLGWTAVTNELHGNALLLVIIIFAWTPPHFWALAIHRQKEYAKVDIPMLPVTHGVELTKTCILLYTVLLALACLLPVLVGMCGPVYLVGSTLLSCGFIYKAWQLKFHDEPGLAMKVFKFSIYHLMLLFIVLLVDHYLW; encoded by the coding sequence ATGTCGAAACCTATCGCACTTTCTCAGGCAAGCTTATCCAGCTCGCTGCAATGGCGCGCCTATTTTGAAATGACTAAACCTAAAGTTGTGGCGCTGATGCTGCTCACTGTAGTTGTTGGCATGTGCCTGGCGGTGCCAGGCGCTGTGCCACTGCAACCGCTAATTGTCGGACTTGTGGGTATTGGTTTAATGTCAGGCTCCGCTGCCGCGTTTAACCACCTAATTGATCGCCGCATCGATGGCTTAATGGCGCGCACCTATAATCGCCCGCTTCCCAAAGGAAAAATTTCATCAATGCGTGCAGGCATATTTGCCACAGGAATAGGCTTACTTGGCTTTATCTTACTTTACGCCTTGGTGAATCCGTTAACAGCCTGGCTTACCTTTGCCAGTCTCATTGGTTACGCGGTGATTTATACCGCTTACCTTAAACGTGCAACTTCGCAAAACATTGTCATTGGTGGTCTTGCCGGCGCTATGCCGCCACTGCTAGGTTGGACAGCTGTGACCAATGAGCTCCACGGCAATGCACTATTGTTGGTGATAATCATCTTTGCCTGGACCCCACCGCACTTTTGGGCGCTAGCAATTCATCGTCAGAAAGAGTACGCCAAAGTCGATATTCCAATGCTACCGGTCACTCACGGAGTGGAACTCACCAAAACCTGCATCTTGCTATATACAGTGTTGCTGGCATTAGCTTGCTTATTGCCAGTTTTGGTTGGCATGTGTGGACCAGTTTATTTAGTTGGCTCAACACTGCTTAGCTGCGGTTTTATTTATAAAGCATGGCAACTCAAGTTTCATGACGAGCCAGGGTTAGCAATGAAGGTATTTAAGTTCTCTATCTATCACCTAATGCTGCTGTTTATTGTGCTGCTCGTGGACCACTACTTGTGGTAG
- a CDS encoding methyl-accepting chemotaxis protein, translated as MEPTQSHQKGYVPFAAFGALGTGVIAIAVTLSDVSSGLSAILMTACVALIVMQMYVSGQRQANLSRIIDEITNAYSSVDEPELPSLQNPEWQKMDTLVKAWWQDTQNSRFYKQAIDACQGNVMVADSQFDIVYCNPSLSAMFKANETKLKASLTQLDADNLVGCNMDIFHKNPNHQRKLVSAMTKAFQSIFSVEGLTFRLTATPITRDGKRIGTVVEWLDMTEQVEREKQEKAQAAETARIKQALDCVSANTMVADNNNDIIYTNRALQAMFEEAQEDVREGLPAFNAKNLVGENIDVFHKNPVHQHNILASLQDTHHAQFRVGKRFFKFTANPIKNADDERIGTVVEWEDRTSEVRIEKEVSRLVEAANRGDLSQRLSLDDKDGFFLSLSQGLNSLLKVSDSVISDVVALFDGLAKGDLSTTLSGEYEGEFSKLQRDANATVSRLTEVLSEIRETANTVTANAEEIAQGNIDLSQRTEEQAASLEETAASMEQMTGTVKQSENNAALANKLAQEASSRAELGGSVVKQAVSAMDEITESSKRIADIITVIDEIAFQTNLLALNAAVEAARAGEQGRGFAVVAGEVRNLAQRSAGAAKEIKELIRDSVSKVTDGTTLVNQSGDTLKDIMSSVSKVAEMISNISIAAEQQSVGILEVNKSISQMDQMTQQNAALVEEISAAGDTMTEQARNMRGKLNFFNTGQEFEPHKVKGMKASAQKLPFDVSQEDWHEF; from the coding sequence ATGGAACCAACTCAGTCACACCAAAAAGGATACGTCCCCTTTGCCGCATTTGGTGCCCTAGGAACAGGGGTGATTGCTATCGCAGTTACCTTATCCGATGTCAGCAGCGGCCTTAGCGCGATACTTATGACCGCCTGTGTCGCCCTTATTGTGATGCAAATGTATGTTAGTGGTCAGCGTCAGGCTAACTTAAGTCGTATTATTGACGAGATAACTAACGCCTACTCTTCTGTCGATGAGCCTGAGCTACCAAGCTTGCAAAACCCTGAGTGGCAAAAGATGGACACACTGGTCAAAGCCTGGTGGCAGGACACGCAAAACAGTCGTTTTTACAAACAAGCGATTGATGCCTGTCAGGGCAATGTAATGGTGGCAGATTCTCAATTTGATATTGTCTATTGCAACCCATCGCTGTCTGCCATGTTTAAGGCCAATGAGACAAAGCTTAAGGCTAGTCTCACTCAACTTGACGCCGATAACCTAGTTGGTTGCAACATGGATATCTTCCATAAAAATCCAAACCACCAGCGAAAATTAGTCTCGGCAATGACAAAGGCATTCCAAAGTATCTTTAGCGTTGAAGGGCTCACCTTTCGTCTCACAGCGACCCCGATTACCCGCGATGGAAAACGCATAGGCACAGTGGTTGAGTGGCTAGATATGACAGAGCAAGTCGAGCGCGAAAAACAGGAAAAAGCCCAAGCTGCTGAAACGGCGCGCATTAAGCAGGCACTGGATTGTGTAAGCGCCAATACCATGGTTGCAGACAATAATAACGATATTATTTACACCAACCGTGCACTACAAGCCATGTTCGAAGAAGCTCAAGAAGATGTGCGCGAAGGCTTACCCGCATTTAACGCTAAAAATCTAGTGGGCGAGAATATTGACGTATTCCACAAGAACCCAGTGCATCAACACAATATTTTGGCAAGCCTGCAAGACACTCACCATGCACAATTTAGAGTGGGCAAACGCTTCTTTAAATTCACCGCTAACCCAATTAAGAATGCCGACGATGAACGTATTGGTACTGTGGTTGAGTGGGAAGACCGCACCTCAGAGGTGCGCATCGAGAAAGAGGTGAGTCGCTTAGTTGAAGCCGCGAACCGCGGCGATTTAAGTCAACGTTTAAGTCTGGACGATAAAGACGGCTTCTTCCTGTCATTATCTCAAGGGTTAAATAGCCTGCTCAAGGTATCTGACTCAGTGATTTCTGATGTTGTGGCGCTATTTGATGGCCTTGCGAAAGGAGATTTGAGTACAACGTTATCGGGTGAATATGAAGGTGAATTCAGTAAACTACAGCGCGACGCCAACGCAACCGTTAGCCGATTGACAGAAGTGCTAAGCGAGATCCGTGAAACCGCGAATACAGTCACCGCCAATGCGGAAGAAATTGCTCAGGGCAATATTGATTTGAGTCAGCGCACTGAAGAGCAAGCCGCATCACTTGAAGAAACCGCTGCCAGCATGGAGCAAATGACAGGCACAGTTAAACAAAGCGAAAACAACGCGGCACTTGCTAATAAACTGGCTCAGGAAGCCAGTAGTCGTGCGGAGCTTGGCGGTAGCGTCGTCAAGCAAGCTGTTAGCGCCATGGATGAAATCACAGAATCAAGTAAGCGTATTGCCGACATTATTACCGTAATTGATGAAATTGCCTTCCAAACCAATCTGCTGGCGCTAAATGCTGCAGTAGAGGCCGCAAGAGCGGGCGAGCAAGGACGCGGTTTTGCCGTAGTTGCTGGTGAAGTGCGTAACCTTGCCCAGCGCAGTGCGGGCGCAGCCAAAGAGATTAAAGAGCTTATCCGCGACAGTGTTAGCAAGGTTACTGACGGTACTACGCTTGTAAATCAATCGGGTGACACCCTGAAAGACATTATGAGCTCTGTAAGTAAAGTGGCGGAAATGATCTCTAACATCAGTATTGCCGCCGAACAGCAGTCAGTTGGTATCTTGGAAGTGAACAAGTCTATTTCACAAATGGACCAAATGACCCAACAAAATGCCGCATTAGTTGAAGAGATCTCGGCAGCAGGCGACACCATGACAGAACAAGCTCGCAATATGCGCGGGAAACTCAACTTCTTTAATACTGGACAAGAGTTTGAACCCCACAAAGTCAAAGGTATGAAAGCCAGCGCACAGAAACTGCCTTTTGATGTAAGCCAAGAGGACTGGCATGAGTTCTAA
- a CDS encoding chemotaxis protein CheA gives MDIDLSQFSQVFFEESLEGLDIMESELLEINIDNLNHESINTIFRAAHSIKGGSATFGFNQVANFTHLLETLLDDIRDGKRQLSALHVDMLLQSVDILRAMIDALMNDSEYQSEQLQSLSAQFEQQLAQQPTSEQSEQLLEANTQESEAQETNTQETSTEEKAQLDAADTQATLWQIRFVPGVDILRCGNDPSYMFTELQQLGKYHIKLNDVSYPGFDDFDPEVCSLQWTITLLTDSPLDRLKEVFEWVEDECQLDYLTLERNPEQEATWFSQQPSQTAEANNNDQATEQLDLGATETSNANTDGIAEFDFSQAVAEAFNFDDEITSSLNDAIEPSAPIKEPSAKLSKPSAQQEQASTAPANNSLLAEVADLTVIQAIDADNPTQATSTNDGAAKQTSTATKQAVTKTSESSSTIRVGINKVDQLINMVGELIITQAMLGQIGQQETIDDDMMLDLRMGLEQLSNHTRELQESVMKIRMLPISFAFNRFPRLIHDISKQLGKKVDLVFNGEETELDKTVMEKIVDPLVHLVRNALDHGIEMPEVRRAQGKSEMGTISLNAYHRGGAIIIEIIDDGAGLNTKKIRAIAEQKQLISASDNLADDEINQLIFHPGFTTADEVSDLSGRGVGMDVVKRNITDLNGTINLQSQSGQGCKITINLPLTLAILDGQLVRIGEHIYVVPLVAIHESLQVTANQVNQLGNNQEVIHLREEFIPLVRIYQQFNHAPDAKQPQDGIVMIVDNNDKKVGLLVDELLSQQQVVIKNLEDNYTKIAGVSGATILGDGTVALIIDVNSLAQLAGIGVNKDHAA, from the coding sequence ATGGATATTGATTTAAGCCAGTTCAGTCAGGTTTTTTTTGAGGAAAGCCTCGAGGGGCTGGATATCATGGAATCTGAGCTGCTTGAAATTAATATCGACAACCTAAATCACGAGTCCATTAATACCATTTTCCGCGCGGCGCACTCCATCAAAGGCGGCAGCGCAACCTTTGGCTTTAACCAAGTCGCTAACTTTACTCATCTGCTCGAAACCCTGCTAGATGACATTCGCGATGGCAAACGCCAACTTAGCGCCTTGCACGTAGACATGTTATTGCAATCAGTCGACATTCTGCGTGCGATGATCGATGCGCTAATGAACGACAGTGAATACCAAAGTGAGCAGTTACAGAGTTTATCTGCACAATTTGAACAACAACTGGCTCAGCAGCCAACATCAGAACAATCAGAACAACTTCTTGAAGCCAATACTCAAGAATCAGAGGCTCAGGAAACTAACACTCAGGAAACTAGCACTGAAGAAAAGGCGCAACTAGATGCCGCCGATACACAGGCAACCCTGTGGCAAATCAGGTTTGTTCCAGGTGTTGATATTCTGCGCTGCGGTAACGACCCTAGCTATATGTTCACCGAGTTGCAGCAGCTCGGAAAATACCACATTAAGCTCAACGATGTGAGTTACCCAGGTTTTGATGACTTCGACCCAGAAGTTTGCTCACTGCAATGGACGATTACCCTGCTGACAGACAGCCCGCTTGATAGGCTTAAAGAAGTGTTTGAGTGGGTTGAAGATGAATGCCAGCTTGATTACCTCACCCTAGAGCGCAACCCTGAGCAAGAAGCGACTTGGTTTAGTCAGCAGCCAAGCCAGACAGCTGAAGCAAATAACAATGATCAAGCTACCGAGCAATTGGATCTGGGCGCAACAGAAACCTCAAATGCGAATACAGATGGCATTGCAGAATTTGATTTCAGCCAAGCAGTTGCCGAAGCCTTTAATTTTGACGATGAGATAACCAGCAGCCTCAATGATGCGATAGAGCCTTCAGCGCCAATAAAAGAGCCCTCAGCTAAATTGAGTAAGCCTTCAGCTCAACAAGAGCAAGCGAGCACCGCGCCAGCAAACAACTCGCTACTTGCGGAAGTTGCTGACTTAACAGTCATTCAAGCAATCGATGCCGATAACCCCACACAAGCTACGTCTACAAATGATGGGGCGGCAAAACAAACGAGCACAGCAACAAAACAAGCTGTCACTAAAACGAGCGAATCTAGCAGTACTATTCGCGTTGGCATCAATAAAGTCGACCAGCTGATCAATATGGTTGGTGAACTAATTATTACTCAAGCAATGCTAGGTCAAATCGGTCAACAGGAAACCATTGACGACGACATGATGCTTGATTTGCGTATGGGTCTCGAGCAGCTATCGAACCACACCCGTGAGCTACAAGAAAGCGTCATGAAAATCCGCATGTTGCCAATCTCATTCGCTTTTAACCGCTTTCCTCGGCTTATCCATGACATAAGCAAACAGCTGGGTAAAAAAGTCGATCTGGTATTTAACGGTGAAGAAACCGAACTCGACAAAACCGTGATGGAAAAAATTGTCGATCCATTGGTGCACCTTGTGCGTAACGCACTTGACCACGGTATTGAAATGCCTGAGGTAAGGCGCGCTCAAGGTAAGTCAGAAATGGGCACCATTAGTCTCAATGCCTATCATCGCGGCGGCGCGATCATCATTGAAATTATTGATGATGGCGCTGGCTTAAATACCAAAAAAATCCGTGCTATTGCTGAGCAAAAGCAGCTTATTAGTGCCAGCGATAATCTTGCTGATGATGAGATTAACCAGCTTATTTTCCACCCAGGTTTTACCACAGCCGACGAGGTGTCAGATCTATCAGGACGCGGCGTAGGCATGGATGTGGTTAAACGCAACATCACCGACCTTAATGGCACTATTAACCTGCAATCGCAATCAGGCCAAGGCTGCAAAATCACCATTAACCTGCCGCTGACTCTAGCCATTCTTGACGGTCAGCTAGTACGAATTGGCGAGCATATTTATGTGGTGCCATTGGTTGCCATCCATGAGTCTTTGCAAGTTACAGCCAATCAAGTTAATCAGCTCGGCAATAATCAAGAAGTGATCCATCTGCGAGAAGAGTTCATTCCCCTGGTGAGAATTTATCAGCAGTTTAATCACGCCCCAGATGCCAAGCAGCCACAAGATGGCATTGTAATGATTGTCGACAACAACGACAAAAAGGTCGGGTTGCTGGTAGATGAACTGCTATCTCAACAGCAGGTAGTGATTAAAAACTTAGAAGATAATTACACCAAAATTGCCGGCGTTTCTGGCGCGACCATTTTAGGTGATGGCACTGTAGCACTTATTATCGACGTAAACAGCCTGGCACAACTGGCTGGCATTGGCGTCAACAAAGATCATGCTGCGTAG
- a CDS encoding SCO family protein, which translates to MTMRLSMKKLLLLAMVMCGLGAWFATQASKQTIPNLSTSYIFDNPRGLAPFALRDQYGNKFDNQDLQDKWSLFFIGFTSCPDICPTTLNKLSAAYPQLQQIAPNLQVVFVSADPKRDTQAKMLDYINFFNKDFKAVTADHAQLFPFSRDLGFTYAMVGDDANYQVDHSASYVLVSPKGEKFAVFKTQQQPGKAPQIINAQLISDFERIVRFQQG; encoded by the coding sequence ATGACAATGAGGTTATCAATGAAGAAGTTACTGTTATTGGCAATGGTGATGTGTGGACTAGGAGCCTGGTTTGCGACTCAGGCTTCAAAACAAACAATTCCAAATTTGAGTACCAGCTATATCTTTGATAACCCAAGAGGCTTAGCGCCATTTGCGCTACGCGACCAATATGGCAATAAATTTGATAATCAGGATCTACAAGACAAGTGGAGCCTATTTTTTATTGGTTTCACTTCTTGTCCTGATATCTGCCCCACTACACTTAATAAGCTGTCTGCTGCCTATCCGCAACTGCAACAAATTGCTCCAAACCTGCAAGTGGTGTTTGTCTCGGCCGACCCTAAGCGCGACACCCAGGCTAAAATGCTCGATTACATCAACTTTTTCAACAAAGACTTCAAGGCCGTCACTGCCGACCACGCCCAGCTATTTCCATTTAGCCGCGATTTAGGTTTCACCTATGCCATGGTGGGTGACGATGCCAATTATCAGGTCGATCACAGCGCCTCTTATGTGCTGGTTTCACCTAAAGGCGAAAAGTTTGCCGTATTTAAAACTCAACAACAGCCGGGTAAAGCGCCACAAATCATCAATGCACAGCTGATCAGCGACTTTGAAAGAATTGTCCGTTTCCAACAAGGATAG
- a CDS encoding response regulator: MKKILAVDDSTSMRQMVSFTLKTAGYEVAEAADGQEALLLAKANQFDLVISDINMPVMDGITLIKELRALDAYKFVPLLMLTTESSPEKKQEGRAAGATGWIVKPFNPDQLLATARKVLG, from the coding sequence ATGAAGAAAATTCTCGCCGTAGATGATTCGACCTCAATGCGACAAATGGTTAGTTTCACGCTTAAAACGGCTGGTTATGAAGTAGCAGAAGCTGCAGACGGTCAAGAAGCGCTGTTATTGGCAAAAGCAAATCAGTTCGATCTCGTCATCTCTGACATTAATATGCCAGTGATGGACGGTATAACCTTGATCAAGGAGCTCAGAGCATTAGATGCCTACAAGTTTGTGCCCTTGCTCATGTTAACCACAGAATCTAGTCCCGAGAAAAAACAAGAAGGCCGCGCCGCAGGAGCAACAGGATGGATAGTAAAACCTTTTAATCCAGATCAGCTCCTTGCCACTGCTCGTAAAGTTTTAGGATAG